Proteins co-encoded in one Arachis hypogaea cultivar Tifrunner chromosome 11, arahy.Tifrunner.gnm2.J5K5, whole genome shotgun sequence genomic window:
- the LOC112720085 gene encoding probable amino acid permease 7, giving the protein MELKDSFQVSRIGDAYDDDGHPKRTGTVKSAVAHIITAVIGSGVLSLAWSTAQLGWIGGPVALLCLAIVTYISSFLLSDCYRTPDPVTGKRNYSYMDAVTNNLGKKRTVVAGFLQFVILYGTCVAYVITTATSMRAILKSNCYHKEGHDAPCNYGDNLYMVIFGAIQIVMSFIPDLHNLAWVSIVAAVMSFTYSFIGLGLGIATVIENGSIMGRVTGISTRTAADKIWLVFQALGDIAFAYPYSVLLLEIEDTLKSSPPENQSMKRASMIAIFITTFFYLCCGCFGYAAFGDSTPGNLLTGFGFYEPFWLVDIANVCIIVHLVGGYQIYSQPIYGAVERWCSRKYPNSGFVAKFHKVKLPLLPRFEINLFRFFFRTIFVITTTVLAILFPYFNEVLGVLGAVNFWPLAIYFPVEMYFKQNKIEAWSNKWIVLNIFSFACFLVTAVGLVGSIQGIVQAKLSSS; this is encoded by the exons ATGGAACTAAAAGACTCTTTCCAAGTATCAAGAATCGGTGATGCCTACGACGACGATGGCCATCCCAAGAGAACCGGAACCGTGAAGAGCGCGGTGGCTCATATTATTACGGCGGTGATTGGATCCGGCGTTCTGTCTCTTGCTTGGAGCACTGCACAGTTAGGATGGATCGGAGGGCCGGTTGCGTTGCTCTGCCTCGCAATCGTCACATATATTTCGTCGTTTCTTTTATCCGATTGTTACAGGACACCGGACCCAGTAACTGGGAAAAGAAACTACTCTTACATGGATGCTGTTACAAACAATCTTG GTAAAAAAAGGACGGTGGTGGCTGGTTTCCTTCAATTTGTGATCTTGTATGGAACTTGTGTCGCATATGTTATTACCACAGCAACCAGTATGAG GGCGATTCTGAAATCAAATTGTTACCACAAGGAAGGGCATGATGCTCCATGCAACTATGGAGATAATCTGTATATGGTGATATTTGGAGCAATTCAGATAGTAATGTCATTCATACCAGATCTTCACAACTTAGCATGGGTTTCAATTGTTGCAGCAGTTATGTCCTTCACATATTCATTCATAGGACTTGGACTTGGCATAGCAACAGTcatag AAAATGGAAGCATTATGGGTAGGGTAACAGGAATATCAACTAGAACTGCTGCAGACAAAATATGGTTGGTGTTTCAAGCACTTGGCGACATTGCATTCGCTTATCCCTACTCTGTTCTCCTCCTTGAGATTGAG GACACATTAAAGTCTTCTCCACCGGAAAACCAAAGCATGAAGAGGGCATCCATGATTGCAATCTTCATCACAACATTCTTCTATCTCTGTTGCGGATGCTTTGGATACGCTGCGTTCGGAGATTCTACGCCGGGAAACCTGCTCACTGGGTTTGGATTCTATGAGCCTTTCTGGCTTGTTGACATTGCTAATGTTTGCATTATTGTTCATTTGGTTGGAGGATATCAG ATTTACAGTCAACCAATATATGGTGCAGTTGAGAGATGGTGCTCAAGAAAATACCCCAACAGTGGGTTTGTGGCAAAATTCCACAAAGTGAAACTACCCCTATTGCCCCGTTTTGAGATCAACCTCTTCAGGTTCTTTTTCAGAACAATCTTTGTGATCACAACAACTGTACTTGCAATCCTTTTCCCTTACTTCAACGAAGTTCTTGGAGTGTTAGGAGCAGTAAACTTTTGGCCATTGGCCATTTACTTCCCAGTGGAGATGTACTTCAAGCAGAACAAAATTGAAGCATGGAGTAATAAATGGATTGTTCTAAACATATTCAGCTTTGCTTGCTTTCTTGTCACTGCTGTGGGACTTGTGGGGTCCATTCAAGGAATTGTACAAGCCAAGCTTAGTTCAAGTTAA
- the LOC112720087 gene encoding probable amino acid permease 7 → MVVEGAIDDESPLIQSFCSGDVLGGPSKRTGSVWSAVSHIITGVIGAGVLSLAWAVAQLGWIAGPLLLMLFAPITFVSSYILCDCYRFPHPQLGSIRNSSYMLAVKMFLGDTKEKICGVLVHGGLFGTNIAYIITTSNSIKNSNKLDLIQLRSHAMKAVGVSLRRFFSF, encoded by the exons ATGGTGGTGGAGGGAGCAATTGATGATGAATCTCCATTGATTCAAAGCTTTTGTTCTGGTGATGTTTTAGGAGGACCTTCAAAGAGAACTG GGAGTGTATGGAGTGCAGTGTCACACATAATAACAGGTGTAATAGGGGCAGGAGTGTTGTCTCTAGCATGGGCAGTGGCACAGTTAGGGTGGATCGCAGGTCCATTGTTGCTCATGCTCTTTGCACCCATCACCTTTGTTTCTTCATACATTCTATGTGATTGCTACAGATTTCCTCACCCTCAACTTGGTTCTATTAGGAACTCTTCCTACATGCTTGCTGTCAAGATGTTTCTTG GAGATACAAAGGAAAAGATATGTGGAGTGCTGGTTCATGGAGGCTTATTTGGCACAAATATTGCTTACATCATTACAACTTCTAACAGCATCAA GAACTCAAATAAGCTTGATCTAATTCAATTGAGGTCCCATGCCATGAAAGCCGTGGGAGTTTCTCTACGAAGATTTTTCAGTTTCTAG